Proteins encoded within one genomic window of Mesobacillus subterraneus:
- a CDS encoding CsbD family protein, translated as MNDKQTEGAFDQVKGEAKKQFGKLTDNESMEAEGRLDKGKGKLKETTGDMKENVSRAFNDSSRD; from the coding sequence ATGAATGACAAACAAACAGAAGGCGCATTTGACCAGGTTAAAGGTGAAGCCAAGAAGCAATTCGGCAAACTGACCGATAATGAATCTATGGAAGCTGAGGGCCGCCTGGATAAGGGAAAAGGAAAACTGAAAGAAACTACTGGTGATATGAAAGAAAATGTATCACGTGCTTTTAATGATTCGTCCAGAGATTAA
- a CDS encoding DUF2062 domain-containing protein produces MINKNLRRLKFLLIKLFRIKENAHNVSLGFTLGFLIHFIPSFGMGTILSTVGAKIFKGNPIAGFISGVALIWLFPFLFYLNVMVGETLFPYSVFPSAGGIPSHGLDAGIHLGAVFFIGMIINIVLFGMVVYYLIYTIMRKYRLSFLSLIKKWDIKK; encoded by the coding sequence ATGATCAATAAGAACTTGCGCAGACTAAAATTCCTGCTTATAAAACTATTTAGAATAAAAGAGAACGCACATAATGTATCTCTAGGGTTTACCCTTGGTTTTTTAATCCACTTCATCCCATCTTTCGGCATGGGGACTATACTTTCGACCGTGGGTGCCAAGATCTTCAAAGGGAATCCTATAGCCGGCTTCATTAGCGGTGTAGCACTCATTTGGCTTTTCCCGTTCTTATTTTATTTGAATGTCATGGTCGGTGAAACCCTTTTCCCTTATAGTGTCTTCCCTTCTGCAGGAGGCATCCCCTCTCATGGTTTAGATGCCGGGATTCATTTAGGTGCCGTTTTTTTCATAGGCATGATCATTAATATCGTTCTTTTCGGCATGGTTGTATACTATCTAATTTATACAATCATGAGAAAATATCGGTTAAGCTTCCTTTCTTTAATAAAGAAATGGGATATAAAAAAATAA
- a CDS encoding NUDIX hydrolase produces the protein MNLNQISNTLLGRTPSILGHEKFIKFAVLLPLVEVNGDVHILFEVRSLKMRRQPGEVCFPGGKIEEGEDPQEAAVRETSEELGIKKSEILDVFPLDYMVSAFGTIIFPFAGRISNLNAIIPNEAEVGEVFTVPLSFFKKNQPDSYKINFQVEPEDGFPFDLIIGGENYNWQTRKMDEYFYRTNGKVIWGLTAKVLTHFIELIEQHNLRE, from the coding sequence ATGAACTTAAATCAGATTTCAAATACTTTATTGGGGCGTACACCCTCAATTTTGGGTCATGAAAAATTCATCAAATTTGCAGTTTTGCTGCCATTAGTTGAAGTGAATGGTGATGTCCATATTTTATTCGAGGTACGTTCCCTTAAGATGAGAAGACAGCCAGGTGAAGTCTGTTTTCCAGGAGGGAAGATTGAAGAAGGAGAGGACCCTCAAGAAGCAGCAGTCAGGGAAACCTCCGAAGAACTCGGCATAAAGAAAAGCGAAATTCTCGATGTTTTTCCATTGGATTACATGGTTTCCGCATTCGGAACAATCATATTTCCCTTTGCAGGAAGAATCAGTAATCTTAACGCCATCATTCCTAACGAAGCAGAAGTTGGGGAGGTCTTCACAGTACCTCTGTCCTTTTTTAAAAAGAACCAGCCTGACAGTTATAAAATCAATTTTCAAGTTGAACCGGAAGATGGTTTTCCTTTCGATCTGATAATCGGGGGGGAGAATTACAATTGGCAGACTAGAAAAATGGATGAATATTTCTACAGAACGAATGGAAAGGTGATTTGGGGACTTACAGCCAAGGTCCTCACCCATTTTATTGAATTGATAGAGCAGCATAATCTCAGAGAGTAG
- a CDS encoding DUF3231 family protein yields MEDKTKIRLTAAEMSSLWTQYINDTVSICVMGYFLNNIDDKKVKEIVEFALGASQKNVSLLKEIFDREDFPYPIGFTKKDVNIHSPRLFSDTFVMMYLRHMSILGMTANTAAIGLGTRPDVINFHKSVLKSAIGLQDLTREAMLEQGTYIRPPFISIPDKVDFVEKQKFLSGIKSRRRALTSIEMTHLFMNIQTNQIGKALIMGFIQVAQDKEVKGYLQRGKKIAQKHVDLFSDILKNNDIPAPMFWDSAVTDSTTQVFSDKLILFHVSTMIAAGIGNYGAAMAASPRKDIGLKYASLIPEIALYAEDGANIMIKNSWLEEPPMADDRDKLSGLT; encoded by the coding sequence ATGGAGGACAAGACAAAAATCCGCCTTACTGCGGCTGAAATGTCCAGTTTGTGGACTCAATATATCAATGATACAGTCTCTATCTGCGTAATGGGGTATTTTCTCAACAACATAGACGATAAAAAGGTAAAAGAAATCGTGGAGTTTGCTCTTGGCGCATCGCAAAAAAACGTATCTCTGTTAAAAGAGATTTTTGATCGTGAAGACTTTCCCTACCCAATTGGGTTCACAAAGAAAGATGTGAATATCCATTCTCCACGCCTTTTTTCAGATACTTTCGTAATGATGTATCTAAGGCATATGTCGATTCTTGGAATGACGGCAAATACTGCGGCAATCGGTCTTGGCACGCGGCCAGATGTGATAAACTTTCATAAAAGTGTCTTGAAATCTGCAATTGGACTGCAGGATTTGACAAGGGAGGCAATGCTTGAGCAAGGGACTTACATAAGGCCCCCGTTTATATCAATTCCAGATAAGGTTGACTTTGTCGAAAAACAAAAATTTTTATCAGGGATTAAAAGCAGGAGAAGGGCACTTACCTCAATAGAAATGACGCATTTGTTCATGAATATACAAACCAACCAAATAGGAAAGGCCCTAATCATGGGATTCATCCAAGTGGCTCAGGACAAAGAGGTCAAGGGATATTTGCAGAGAGGAAAGAAAATCGCTCAAAAACACGTCGATTTATTCAGTGATATCCTTAAGAATAATGACATTCCGGCCCCCATGTTTTGGGATTCAGCAGTAACTGACAGTACTACACAGGTATTTTCAGATAAACTTATCTTATTCCATGTCTCGACCATGATTGCAGCAGGGATAGGGAATTATGGTGCCGCTATGGCAGCAAGTCCCCGCAAGGATATTGGGCTGAAGTATGCTTCACTGATTCCTGAAATTGCACTGTATGCAGAGGATGGTGCCAATATCATGATCAAAAACTCATGGCTGGAGGAACCTCCTATGGCTGATGACCGGGACAAGTTGTCCGGTTTAACATAA
- a CDS encoding DNA polymerase beta superfamily protein, with product MTVLNQIEKEHEVKILYTRDAGNRALGLASADSDYDIRLIYIQNY from the coding sequence ATAACAGTTTTAAATCAAATTGAAAAAGAACATGAGGTAAAAATACTTTATACACGTGACGCTGGAAACAGAGCGCTGGGATTGGCTTCAGCAGACAGTGATTATGATATCCGATTAATCTATATTCAAAACTATTAA
- a CDS encoding glycerophosphodiester phosphodiesterase: protein MVRYFRWMAITALFIYLSGASPEFALAKISLNHKQLLPINISHRGASGHAPEHTLQAYELGNVMNGDYIEIDLQMTKDGELIALHDETIDRTTEEKGLVKNLTLREIKKLDAGSWFNVAFPEKMSTEYSGLKIPTLREVLDRFGPDSKFFIETKSPEVYPGMEEKLINILNEYNLIGVHQTFDNVIVQSFSVESLRKVHEIDDSIPLVQLLSYYAPAVITDTEVSKIKEYAVGVGLHYTAVSPGYIKKINDSGLMVFPYTVNEKEDMNMLLDWGVTGMFTNYPDRLNEVIHSRTLENLK from the coding sequence ATGGTGAGGTATTTTCGCTGGATGGCAATCACAGCATTGTTCATTTACTTATCAGGAGCATCACCAGAGTTTGCTTTAGCGAAGATCTCATTAAATCACAAGCAATTATTGCCCATCAATATTTCTCATCGTGGTGCCTCAGGCCATGCCCCGGAACATACATTGCAAGCTTATGAACTCGGGAATGTCATGAATGGCGATTACATTGAAATCGATCTTCAAATGACGAAAGATGGAGAATTGATTGCACTGCATGACGAAACTATTGATCGGACAACGGAGGAAAAAGGCCTTGTCAAAAACCTAACACTAAGAGAAATAAAGAAACTTGATGCAGGCTCATGGTTTAATGTGGCTTTCCCTGAAAAAATGAGTACCGAGTATTCAGGTCTTAAAATCCCTACACTAAGGGAGGTGCTTGACAGGTTCGGTCCAGACTCGAAGTTTTTCATTGAAACCAAATCTCCTGAGGTCTATCCAGGAATGGAAGAAAAGCTAATAAATATACTAAATGAATATAACCTCATCGGTGTCCATCAGACGTTTGACAATGTTATTGTTCAATCTTTCAGTGTAGAAAGTTTAAGGAAAGTTCACGAAATAGATGATTCCATTCCATTGGTCCAGCTATTGTCTTATTACGCTCCAGCGGTTATCACCGATACTGAAGTAAGCAAAATCAAAGAATATGCGGTAGGGGTGGGATTACATTATACGGCAGTAAGTCCGGGATATATTAAGAAAATAAATGATTCCGGTTTAATGGTTTTCCCTTATACAGTCAACGAAAAAGAAGATATGAATATGCTTCTGGATTGGGGAGTCACAGGCATGTTTACCAACTACCCTGACCGGTTGAACGAAGTCATTCACAGCAGAACACTTGAAAACTTGAAATGA
- a CDS encoding GGDEF domain-containing protein translates to MSKLNVILLIIAAIGIALTANLLRFHVSAFLNQLIFSASSLILVEIAVYFYGSNQLSWTILLFIATAGYSFKLVGGILAALISVLVVYLHTEGFPFAVLPVYLVIGLCAGYISQYLLKKKKDHHLWMYMLMDQSKHLQVFRQVSTTMQGTLQQDLLLKVILTSVTAGHGLGFNRAMIFLASNETKSLKGIVGVGPMDVRKGYEVWEKISEDRLKLSDLIEHNFDSNFTDPELNDILRSVDIPIDEHNVFGLALSSQKPIIVQKIAKEDLSQVLIKDLFQTEEFAVIPLINQGKNIGILMIDNIVNKRTITLMDTENILPLANQAAIALDHANLYEQIEGMALRDGLTGLLNQRAFQTILNEHFPYNGEGSNPLSLIIFDIDFFKVFNDKNGHLLGNEVLMKLAKVIVNSLRPGDFSFRFGGEEFVVLLPGTLLDQAEVLAETIRSNIEKASFPGEKTQPNGTLTVSIGLACTDHSGILTKNELIEAADQALYKAKSAGKNTVVTFKEFVHID, encoded by the coding sequence GTGAGCAAGCTGAACGTAATTTTATTAATCATTGCAGCTATTGGAATAGCACTGACAGCAAATTTATTGAGATTTCATGTAAGCGCTTTTTTAAACCAACTGATCTTCTCTGCTTCATCATTGATCCTGGTTGAGATTGCAGTTTATTTTTATGGAAGCAATCAATTAAGCTGGACGATACTTTTATTCATCGCGACAGCGGGCTATTCTTTTAAATTAGTTGGGGGTATACTGGCTGCACTTATTAGTGTTCTTGTCGTTTATTTACATACAGAAGGCTTCCCTTTCGCTGTTCTCCCTGTTTATTTAGTGATCGGGTTGTGCGCAGGCTATATTTCTCAATATTTACTCAAGAAAAAGAAAGACCACCATCTCTGGATGTACATGCTAATGGATCAATCTAAGCATTTACAGGTCTTTCGCCAAGTAAGCACAACGATGCAGGGGACCCTTCAGCAGGATTTGCTTTTGAAAGTGATTTTGACTTCTGTAACCGCCGGCCATGGCCTTGGGTTTAACCGGGCGATGATTTTTCTTGCCTCCAATGAAACAAAGTCCCTTAAGGGGATCGTTGGTGTTGGCCCAATGGATGTAAGGAAAGGCTATGAAGTTTGGGAAAAGATTTCAGAAGACAGACTTAAACTCAGTGATTTAATTGAACATAACTTTGACAGCAATTTTACAGACCCTGAGTTGAATGATATTTTACGTTCAGTGGATATACCAATTGATGAACATAACGTGTTTGGGTTAGCGTTATCAAGTCAAAAACCAATTATCGTTCAAAAGATCGCAAAAGAGGATCTGTCACAGGTTCTAATTAAAGACTTGTTCCAAACTGAAGAATTCGCAGTGATTCCGCTAATTAACCAGGGAAAGAATATCGGAATTCTGATGATTGATAATATTGTAAATAAGAGAACCATTACCTTGATGGATACTGAAAATATCCTTCCTCTTGCGAACCAGGCTGCAATCGCTCTTGACCATGCTAATCTTTATGAACAAATTGAGGGAATGGCTTTGCGCGATGGCTTGACAGGTCTTCTCAACCAGCGGGCGTTCCAGACAATTCTTAATGAACACTTCCCGTATAACGGTGAAGGTTCTAATCCCCTATCGTTGATCATCTTTGATATCGATTTCTTTAAAGTATTCAATGACAAAAACGGCCACCTGCTTGGGAATGAAGTACTAATGAAGCTGGCCAAAGTCATTGTTAACTCATTAAGGCCTGGGGACTTTTCCTTCCGGTTTGGTGGAGAAGAGTTTGTTGTCTTATTGCCTGGCACACTTCTTGACCAAGCCGAAGTATTAGCTGAAACAATTCGCTCGAATATTGAGAAAGCAAGCTTTCCTGGTGAAAAGACCCAGCCCAACGGCACATTAACCGTAAGTATCGGATTAGCATGCACAGACCATTCGGGAATACTTACTAAAAATGAATTGATTGAAGCTGCTGACCAGGCACTATACAAAGCTAAAAGCGCAGGTAAAAATACAGTTGTTACTTTTAAGGAGTTTGTGCACATTGATTGA
- a CDS encoding lmo0937 family membrane protein, protein MLWTIAGILLVLWLLGLIFEIAGGIIHILLIIGIILIAYKAIKGRATGS, encoded by the coding sequence ATGTTGTGGACAATAGCGGGTATATTACTGGTGCTTTGGTTATTAGGACTGATATTTGAAATCGCAGGCGGCATCATTCACATTCTGCTCATCATCGGTATTATCTTGATTGCGTATAAAGCGATCAAAGGCCGAGCGACAGGGTCATAA
- the aspA gene encoding aspartate ammonia-lyase has protein sequence MSEVKVRIEKDFLGTKEVLADAYYGIQTLRAVENFPITGYRIHSELIKAMTMVKKAAALANMETGRLYGGLGEVIVKAADEIIQGQWHEQFIVDPIQGGAGTSINMNTNEVIANRALELLGEKKGDYFTLSPNSHVNMAQSTNDAFPTAMHISVLSLLDKLLDTMQIMRDVFSQKAREFDAVIKMGRTHLQDAVPIRLDQEFEAYTRVIERDIERIKHTRGHLFEVNMGATAVGTGLNANPKYIKNVVLHLSEISGYPLKNADHLVDATQNTDAYTTVSAALKVCMMNMSKIANDLRLMASGPRVGFNEIFLPSRQPGSSIMPGKVNPVMPEVINQVAFQVIGNDHTICLASESGQLELNVMEPVLIFNLIQSISIMNNGFKVFTDHCLVGIEANKEKTEKDVEQSVGIITAVNPHLGYEAVSRIAREAILTGKSVRELCLAYDVLTEEELDLILNPYEMTNPGIAGEELLNKD, from the coding sequence ATGTCTGAGGTTAAAGTCCGGATTGAAAAAGATTTTCTTGGTACGAAGGAAGTTTTAGCAGATGCCTATTATGGAATTCAAACTTTAAGGGCTGTTGAAAATTTCCCGATAACTGGGTATAGAATACATAGTGAACTTATTAAGGCGATGACCATGGTGAAAAAAGCTGCGGCACTTGCGAATATGGAAACAGGACGGCTATACGGCGGACTTGGAGAGGTCATTGTAAAAGCTGCGGATGAAATTATCCAGGGTCAGTGGCATGAACAGTTCATCGTAGATCCGATTCAGGGAGGAGCTGGGACCTCCATCAATATGAACACGAATGAAGTTATTGCCAATCGTGCACTGGAATTGCTTGGTGAGAAGAAAGGGGATTATTTCACATTAAGCCCGAACTCTCATGTGAACATGGCTCAGTCGACGAATGATGCATTTCCTACTGCGATGCACATATCAGTGCTATCCCTTTTGGACAAGCTATTGGATACTATGCAGATCATGCGCGATGTTTTCTCCCAGAAGGCAAGGGAATTTGATGCTGTCATAAAAATGGGCAGGACGCACTTACAGGACGCTGTGCCAATCCGTCTCGACCAGGAATTTGAGGCATATACAAGAGTGATTGAGCGTGATATTGAAAGGATTAAGCATACTCGCGGACATCTCTTTGAAGTGAATATGGGAGCAACTGCTGTTGGAACTGGGCTTAATGCCAATCCAAAATACATCAAGAATGTGGTCCTTCACCTTTCTGAAATCAGCGGATATCCATTAAAAAATGCTGACCATTTAGTAGATGCAACACAAAATACGGATGCGTATACAACCGTATCTGCTGCCCTGAAGGTTTGTATGATGAATATGTCGAAAATAGCCAACGACTTGCGCCTGATGGCTTCTGGACCACGTGTGGGATTTAACGAAATTTTCCTTCCATCAAGGCAGCCGGGCTCATCCATTATGCCTGGCAAAGTGAATCCGGTAATGCCTGAGGTCATCAACCAGGTTGCTTTCCAGGTAATTGGAAACGATCATACGATTTGTCTTGCTTCCGAATCGGGCCAGCTCGAGTTGAATGTCATGGAGCCAGTCCTTATTTTTAACCTGATTCAGTCGATTAGCATCATGAACAATGGTTTTAAAGTTTTCACTGATCATTGTTTAGTCGGAATTGAAGCAAATAAAGAGAAGACCGAAAAGGATGTCGAGCAAAGCGTAGGTATCATTACGGCTGTCAATCCGCACTTAGGGTATGAAGCAGTTTCAAGAATCGCTAGGGAAGCAATTCTTACAGGGAAGTCAGTCAGGGAATTATGCCTTGCTTATGATGTCCTGACAGAAGAAGAACTCGATTTGATTCTGAATCCATATGAAATGACAAACCCTGGGATTGCAGGGGAAGAACTGTTGAATAAAGATTAA
- the pssA gene encoding CDP-diacylglycerol--serine O-phosphatidyltransferase, producing MRFTKMIPNMFTLGNLYCGFLSIGFAANGQFNNAAILILIGMMLDSMDGRLARMLKADSQLGKELDSLADIVTFGVAPSFLVYYTYFYQFGLWGLMVAGLFPLFGAYRLARFNISTDKSSLNYFIGVPITAAGGIMAILTLFGNMIPNIVTTVVFTALSFLMVSRIRIPSFKEVPLPKYGTIVTIFLGSLLFVIWKGTYSQFPYLIYIATPLYVAYLAYRFVKGKNKNHID from the coding sequence ATGCGGTTTACAAAAATGATTCCTAACATGTTCACACTTGGGAATCTGTATTGCGGTTTTCTATCAATTGGATTTGCGGCTAATGGCCAATTCAACAATGCAGCCATTTTAATTTTGATCGGCATGATGTTGGACAGCATGGACGGAAGGCTGGCGAGGATGTTGAAAGCGGACAGCCAGCTCGGAAAGGAACTTGATTCACTGGCGGATATCGTCACTTTTGGTGTAGCACCATCGTTCCTGGTTTATTATACATACTTTTACCAATTTGGATTATGGGGCTTAATGGTAGCGGGGCTATTCCCGTTATTCGGAGCTTATCGCTTGGCGAGGTTCAATATCAGTACTGATAAATCTTCGCTAAATTATTTTATTGGGGTGCCGATTACTGCCGCAGGCGGAATTATGGCTATCCTCACTTTATTTGGTAACATGATTCCAAATATCGTTACTACTGTTGTTTTTACAGCACTGAGTTTCCTCATGGTCAGCAGAATTAGGATTCCAAGCTTCAAAGAAGTACCGCTTCCTAAATATGGTACAATCGTGACAATATTCCTTGGATCTTTACTTTTCGTCATATGGAAAGGGACATACAGCCAATTCCCTTACTTGATTTATATCGCCACTCCGCTCTATGTAGCGTATTTGGCCTATCGATTCGTTAAAGGGAAAAATAAGAATCATATCGATTAA
- a CDS encoding MerR family transcriptional regulator yields MMNDTQFMKAYTIKEVSKKINVPSGTIRQWEKDLDGLLIVPRTKQGARFYTDIEIEQLMKIKQMRDKNLSKEMIRELLQRHMRSDPMSDQAPHENRLTEKSNLPAASPAGSPNEYGAFMVALEQYKENLLDEVKAEIRNGIRKEVLEEVKKEISKGTFTTVKTLSDSIYKTGEKTNEQILVLSETVAKSTEESSERLGTISSELTNVSKGTSEISTNLAKASKGTTEMFSKLSDSVTKASQGTTDKITKLTESVAKVSKGTSEKINALSGSLSNVSKGTSERFASLTSSLTKNSKGTNEKIVNLESTVNKLSSCTNKELSLLAKRLNETTETVSEEFKILADYVSNSRETTNHELSNLNQVINQEREYLVRTLKNEREELLLEIRERDEMFKNMVDSFRETAASKQSKRNWWKVWK; encoded by the coding sequence ATGATGAATGACACTCAATTCATGAAGGCATACACAATCAAAGAGGTGTCCAAGAAAATTAATGTTCCGTCTGGCACTATTAGACAATGGGAAAAAGATCTTGATGGGTTACTGATCGTCCCAAGAACGAAACAAGGTGCAAGATTTTATACGGATATTGAAATAGAACAATTGATGAAGATCAAACAAATGCGTGATAAAAATCTAAGCAAAGAAATGATACGGGAGCTTCTGCAAAGACATATGCGTTCTGATCCAATGTCCGATCAAGCTCCACATGAAAATAGACTTACTGAAAAATCGAACTTGCCTGCCGCTTCACCAGCGGGCAGCCCAAATGAATATGGTGCATTTATGGTGGCATTGGAGCAATATAAGGAAAACCTGCTTGATGAAGTTAAAGCAGAAATCAGGAACGGCATACGAAAGGAGGTTCTGGAGGAAGTAAAAAAAGAAATCTCCAAAGGGACTTTTACTACAGTAAAAACCCTGTCCGATTCAATCTATAAAACAGGAGAAAAAACCAACGAACAAATTTTGGTGCTATCTGAAACAGTTGCCAAAAGCACGGAAGAAAGCTCCGAACGTCTCGGAACCATATCTTCGGAGCTTACGAATGTCTCGAAAGGCACTTCTGAAATCAGTACGAACCTTGCAAAAGCTTCTAAAGGTACGACGGAAATGTTCAGCAAGCTTTCAGATTCTGTAACCAAAGCTTCACAGGGTACGACTGATAAAATCACGAAGCTAACTGAGAGTGTTGCGAAGGTTTCAAAAGGTACTTCTGAAAAAATAAATGCACTTTCCGGCAGTCTTTCGAATGTATCGAAGGGCACTTCCGAACGATTTGCCTCTTTGACATCCAGTTTGACTAAAAACTCAAAAGGCACGAATGAAAAAATTGTAAATCTAGAAAGTACAGTCAATAAGCTCTCCTCCTGTACTAATAAGGAATTATCACTTTTAGCAAAGCGCCTGAATGAGACAACCGAAACAGTTTCAGAAGAATTTAAAATTCTCGCGGACTATGTTTCAAATAGTCGTGAAACAACAAATCACGAGCTATCTAACTTAAACCAGGTCATCAATCAGGAACGGGAATATTTAGTCCGCACACTTAAAAATGAACGTGAAGAATTACTCCTGGAGATTAGGGAGCGGGACGAAATGTTCAAAAACATGGTCGACAGTTTCAGGGAAACTGCAGCATCCAAACAATCAAAACGAAATTGGTGGAAGGTTTGGAAATAG
- a CDS encoding HAD family hydrolase, protein MPNYKILFLDIDGTILTPDDTIEDSTKTAISEMKKQNIEVVLATGRPIHEIKELGEELNISSFIGYNGALGIYEDETIFAEPMPVKDVKYILNVAKKHNHKLVLYTDKKNYLTDLDSDLVKTFLQQFHLRQNDIFSEEVIEGILGMTIITTGNNGEAHYEFSDGIHLSQVNVEGMHHCYDVIRDKVNKGVGIQFLLTKLGIKRESSIAFGDGMNDKEMLSFAGEGFAMDNAHPDLFQHAKHRTTDVTDSGIYNGLKSLGLL, encoded by the coding sequence ATGCCCAACTACAAGATATTATTCTTAGATATAGATGGAACAATTTTAACTCCCGATGATACTATCGAGGATTCCACGAAGACCGCTATCAGTGAAATGAAGAAACAAAATATTGAGGTCGTTTTGGCCACAGGACGTCCGATTCATGAGATTAAAGAGCTTGGAGAAGAGCTTAACATTTCCTCTTTTATAGGATATAACGGTGCTTTGGGAATATATGAAGACGAAACGATCTTCGCTGAACCAATGCCTGTAAAGGATGTAAAATACATCCTGAATGTTGCGAAAAAACATAATCATAAGCTGGTCTTGTATACCGATAAAAAAAATTATTTAACAGACCTGGACTCGGATTTGGTCAAAACTTTCCTTCAGCAATTTCATTTGCGTCAGAATGATATTTTTTCAGAGGAAGTCATCGAAGGGATTCTAGGCATGACGATTATCACTACTGGAAATAATGGAGAGGCACACTATGAATTCAGTGATGGAATACATTTGTCACAGGTCAATGTAGAAGGTATGCATCATTGCTACGATGTCATCCGTGATAAGGTTAATAAAGGAGTTGGCATTCAATTCTTGTTAACAAAACTGGGAATAAAACGGGAAAGTTCCATTGCCTTTGGGGATGGAATGAATGACAAAGAAATGCTTTCATTCGCAGGAGAAGGTTTTGCCATGGACAATGCCCATCCGGACTTGTTCCAGCATGCAAAGCATAGAACCACAGATGTGACTGACTCAGGGATTTACAACGGTTTGAAGTCGTTAGGATTGCTGTAA